In the Flavobacterium sp. J372 genome, one interval contains:
- a CDS encoding SDR family oxidoreductase, translating to MNKNHLFTALVTGGSSGIGKAIALKLAEEKYKVVNADVIEPAYTHCNIRYISCDVSKSSDVTNLFTSVKNDLGTLGILVLNAGKGNHELLAEGDPEKWQDVVNLNIMGTLRCIRAFVPQMLENKKGDVVIISSVSSGKAHTYGGVYSASKAAIDMISETLRIETEPHIRVTTVKPGTAATGFFKNSGRKDYYPDASLTAENIAEDVWYAINKPPGTSINTIVTRPTGQLF from the coding sequence ATGAATAAAAATCATCTGTTTACTGCTCTTGTTACCGGTGGCAGCAGCGGCATAGGAAAGGCCATTGCATTAAAGCTGGCGGAAGAAAAATACAAGGTTGTGAATGCTGATGTTATCGAGCCTGCCTACACTCATTGTAACATAAGATACATCAGCTGCGATGTTAGTAAAAGTAGTGACGTGACTAATTTGTTTACTTCAGTAAAAAACGATCTTGGAACACTGGGTATACTGGTACTGAACGCCGGGAAAGGCAATCATGAATTGCTTGCGGAAGGTGATCCTGAAAAATGGCAGGATGTGGTTAACCTTAACATTATGGGGACATTGCGTTGTATCCGTGCCTTTGTACCCCAAATGCTTGAAAATAAAAAAGGTGATGTTGTGATCATATCATCAGTTTCATCAGGTAAAGCTCATACATACGGCGGTGTTTACAGTGCATCAAAAGCCGCGATAGACATGATTTCCGAGACACTAAGAATTGAAACTGAACCGCACATACGGGTTACAACGGTAAAACCCGGTACTGCAGCTACCGGTTTCTTTAAAAATTCCGGCAGGAAAGATTATTACCCTGACGCATCCCTTACAGCCGAAAATATAGCCGAAGATGTATGGTATGCCATAAATAAACCACCGGGAACATCAATAAATACAATTGTGACAAGGCCGACGGGCCAGCTATTTTAA
- a CDS encoding SDR family NAD(P)-dependent oxidoreductase, translating into MKKKVLITGGAGFIGSHLADELIANGYQVKALDNLSEQVHGQNAVRPGYLHPEVELIVGDVRDKNAVKEALEGVSAVFHFAAMVGVGQSMYEIKEYTDVNNVGTAVLLEAIIENPVEKLIVASSMSIYGEGLYKNAAGNFVHEAERSLNDLRQQVWSLHDNSGDYHPYPTPEFKKPNLSSVYALSKYDQERLCLITGRAYNIPTTAMRFFNVYGTRQALSNPYTGVLAIFASRLMNDNPPLIFEDGLQKRDFVHVTDVARACRLALESQDADGEVINVGSGNQYTIVQIAEELAKVMDKNIEPQLSGKYRVGDIRHCFADLTKARLLLGYEPQVKFEDGLKELSQWLEGQIAVDTVNEAAKELEARGLTV; encoded by the coding sequence ATGAAGAAGAAAGTATTAATTACCGGGGGGGCTGGTTTCATCGGCTCCCACCTGGCAGATGAGCTCATTGCCAATGGCTACCAAGTGAAAGCGCTTGATAACCTCTCTGAACAGGTACATGGCCAAAATGCGGTGAGGCCTGGTTATCTGCATCCTGAAGTGGAACTGATTGTAGGCGATGTCCGCGATAAAAATGCTGTAAAAGAAGCTTTGGAAGGTGTGAGCGCTGTATTTCACTTCGCAGCGATGGTAGGCGTGGGGCAGAGCATGTATGAGATAAAAGAATATACTGATGTTAATAATGTTGGTACAGCTGTATTGCTTGAAGCGATTATAGAAAACCCTGTAGAAAAGCTTATAGTTGCCTCAAGCATGAGTATTTACGGTGAAGGGCTATACAAAAATGCAGCCGGAAATTTTGTGCACGAGGCAGAACGCTCTCTGAATGACCTTCGCCAACAGGTCTGGAGTTTACATGACAATTCGGGAGATTATCATCCATATCCAACGCCTGAGTTTAAGAAACCTAACCTTTCTTCAGTATACGCGCTGTCAAAATATGACCAGGAGAGGCTTTGCCTCATTACCGGCCGCGCCTACAACATACCTACCACGGCCATGCGATTCTTCAATGTTTACGGTACAAGGCAGGCGCTTTCTAACCCGTACACCGGCGTTTTGGCAATCTTCGCTTCAAGGCTTATGAACGATAACCCGCCGCTGATATTTGAAGACGGCTTACAAAAACGTGACTTTGTGCATGTAACAGATGTGGCGCGTGCCTGCCGCCTCGCCCTTGAATCACAGGATGCTGACGGAGAAGTGATAAATGTTGGCAGCGGCAACCAATACACAATAGTGCAGATTGCCGAAGAGCTTGCAAAAGTGATGGACAAAAATATTGAACCGCAGCTATCGGGTAAATACCGTGTAGGTGACATAAGGCATTGCTTTGCCGACCTCACCAAAGCAAGATTGCTGCTGGGTTACGAGCCGCAGGTAAAATTTGAAGATGGACTGAAAGAATTATCACAATGGCTGGAGGGGCAGATTGCGGTAGATACTGTAAATGAAGCTGCTAAGGAACTTGAAGCCCGTGGTTTAACTGTTTAA
- a CDS encoding GDP-mannose 4,6-dehydratase, with amino-acid sequence MENNNIKNTNNFGIVEWFRPGDYTAVEKAITDFKLLGVTHVRTGISWADWYRQGTAEWYDWLFEQLSQVVEILPCFLYTPPSIGEAEKVSSPPKNLKAYADFVDVMITKYGEDFEWVELWNEPNNIIEYDFTMDTSWLKFSEMIGNAAYWAKHRGKKTVLGGMSPIDPNWLQTMAERGVLQYIDAVGIHGFPQTFDQQWTSWDDKLTAVKEVLKRNDINCELWITEAGFSTWQYDEVKQYEEFKKALTIGADRVYWYGLNDLDPQFATIGGFHLDNREYHFGLKKYDGTPKLLYRLLAMGGISEIHSHDYISKQYTVAQNTEKYTLITGGAGFIGTNLAARLLGEGKRVMVYDNLSRPGSEQNLQWLKSEFGDNLIIQVADIREKIILEECVKNAEQVFHFSAQVAVTSSLTNPTHDFEVNIQGTFNILEAIRKSAHQPPMVFTSTNKVYGDLFDLGLTTDETRYQPEDDYFRKNGISEQRALDFHSPYGCSKGSADQYVLDYSRSYGLKTAVFRMSCIYGPHQFGNEDQGWVAHFLIQALEGKPITIYGDGKQVRDILFVEDLVNAFLLAQKNIDKITGTAFNIGGGAKNTVSLVEILSLIRHKTRKDMDISFDEWRTGDQQYYVSDTSAFTKATGWKQKYSVTEGVTALTDWLYESRGVKAKPEVALNTLAV; translated from the coding sequence ATGGAAAACAATAATATAAAAAATACGAACAATTTCGGGATTGTAGAATGGTTCAGGCCGGGTGATTATACGGCAGTTGAAAAAGCAATAACAGATTTTAAACTGCTGGGTGTAACTCATGTACGCACAGGTATTTCATGGGCTGACTGGTATAGGCAGGGCACTGCCGAATGGTACGACTGGCTGTTTGAGCAGCTGAGCCAGGTAGTTGAGATACTGCCGTGTTTTTTGTATACGCCGCCATCTATAGGTGAGGCAGAAAAAGTTTCATCTCCGCCGAAAAACCTGAAAGCCTATGCCGATTTTGTAGATGTGATGATAACAAAGTATGGTGAAGATTTTGAATGGGTAGAGCTTTGGAATGAGCCCAATAATATCATTGAGTACGATTTTACCATGGATACTTCATGGCTGAAATTCTCTGAAATGATTGGCAATGCAGCATATTGGGCAAAACATCGAGGCAAAAAAACCGTGCTGGGCGGTATGAGCCCTATAGACCCCAACTGGCTGCAAACAATGGCTGAAAGGGGAGTGCTGCAATATATTGATGCTGTAGGTATACACGGGTTTCCGCAGACTTTTGACCAGCAATGGACATCATGGGATGATAAGCTTACTGCTGTAAAAGAAGTTTTAAAGCGAAATGATATTAATTGCGAACTCTGGATTACAGAAGCAGGCTTTTCAACCTGGCAGTATGATGAGGTAAAGCAGTATGAAGAATTTAAGAAAGCTTTAACAATCGGGGCTGACAGGGTATATTGGTATGGTCTAAATGACCTTGATCCGCAGTTTGCAACAATTGGCGGATTCCACCTCGATAACAGGGAGTACCACTTCGGGCTTAAAAAATATGATGGCACACCAAAGCTGCTCTACAGGCTCCTGGCTATGGGTGGTATTTCAGAAATCCATTCACATGATTATATCAGCAAGCAATATACTGTCGCTCAAAATACTGAAAAATACACACTCATTACTGGAGGCGCCGGTTTCATAGGTACAAACCTTGCGGCAAGGCTGCTTGGTGAAGGTAAAAGGGTTATGGTGTATGATAACCTGTCGCGCCCCGGCTCTGAACAGAACCTGCAATGGCTGAAATCGGAGTTCGGCGATAACCTTATTATTCAGGTTGCTGACATAAGGGAAAAGATCATCCTCGAAGAATGTGTAAAGAATGCAGAGCAGGTATTCCATTTTTCAGCGCAGGTAGCGGTTACATCATCACTCACCAACCCCACACACGATTTTGAAGTAAACATCCAAGGAACGTTCAACATCCTTGAGGCCATACGCAAATCGGCCCACCAGCCGCCGATGGTTTTCACATCAACCAATAAAGTATATGGCGACCTGTTTGACCTAGGCCTGACTACCGATGAAACGCGCTACCAGCCTGAAGATGATTACTTCAGGAAGAATGGCATCAGTGAACAAAGGGCGCTTGATTTCCACAGCCCGTACGGTTGCAGTAAAGGCTCGGCAGACCAATATGTATTGGACTACTCAAGGTCGTATGGACTTAAAACGGCCGTTTTCAGAATGAGCTGCATTTACGGCCCGCACCAGTTTGGCAATGAAGATCAGGGCTGGGTGGCGCACTTCCTCATACAGGCGCTTGAAGGAAAGCCAATTACAATTTATGGCGATGGTAAACAGGTACGTGACATACTATTTGTGGAAGACCTGGTTAACGCTTTCCTGCTGGCACAAAAAAATATTGATAAAATTACCGGAACTGCCTTTAATATTGGCGGGGGCGCTAAAAATACCGTAAGCCTGGTAGAGATATTGTCACTCATACGACATAAAACACGTAAGGATATGGATATTTCTTTTGATGAATGGCGTACAGGTGACCAGCAATATTATGTGTCTGATACAAGCGCGTTTACAAAAGCTACAGGCTGGAAACAAAAGTATTCGGTTACAGAAGGTGTTACAGCATTAACGGACTGGCTGTATGAATCACGTGGCGTTAAAGCCAAACCTGAAGTTGCACTAAATACCCTTGCCGTATAA
- a CDS encoding alcohol dehydrogenase catalytic domain-containing protein: METGVIHTGGTNIATEVETMQAAVITAPGQVEIATVPIPEPGMGEVRVKLEGCGLCASNIPVWEGREWFSYPVAAGNPGHEGWGYIDALGAGVAGIKVGERVAFLSNNAYAQYDIAKADEIVVLPDFLNGKPFPGEPLGCAMNIFSRSDIRRGQTIAIVGAGFLGAILIQLAKSAGATVIAISQREFSLETAKKTVQTIL; the protein is encoded by the coding sequence ATGGAAACAGGAGTAATACATACAGGTGGTACAAACATTGCAACAGAAGTTGAAACAATGCAGGCTGCTGTAATAACAGCTCCCGGGCAGGTTGAGATAGCAACAGTGCCAATACCTGAACCCGGGATGGGTGAAGTGCGGGTAAAGCTTGAGGGCTGCGGACTTTGTGCCTCAAACATCCCGGTATGGGAAGGGCGCGAGTGGTTCAGCTATCCTGTTGCGGCAGGTAATCCCGGCCATGAAGGCTGGGGGTATATAGATGCATTGGGCGCAGGCGTTGCAGGAATAAAAGTAGGTGAAAGGGTAGCATTCCTGTCTAATAATGCCTATGCCCAATATGATATCGCAAAAGCAGATGAAATAGTAGTGCTCCCTGATTTCCTTAATGGAAAACCTTTTCCGGGTGAGCCGTTAGGCTGTGCCATGAACATCTTCAGCCGCAGCGATATCAGGCGGGGGCAGACCATAGCAATAGTGGGTGCGGGTTTTTTAGGAGCAATTCTCATCCAGCTTGCCAAATCTGCGGGGGCAACTGTGATAGCCATAAGCCAGCGGGAGTTTTCGCTCGAAACAGCGAAAAAAACGGTGCAGACCATATTATAG
- a CDS encoding Gfo/Idh/MocA family protein, whose translation METTYIAIGKKTLALGFIGVGWIGRNRMQAILDNGKAKAAAIAEPGEENAAEALKMAPDAAMVAPEDIYNNGDLDGVVIATPSALHAEQSLNALEAGKAVFCQKPLGRTAAEVEAIIEASQHADKLLSVDLSYRYTKAFNEVFEVITSGQIGKVYAVNLVFHNAYGPDKAWFYDIKQSGGGCVMDLGVHLLDMAMCCLGFPEIDEVKSTLYSKGEKLLPREEKVEDYAKAVLGTAEGTTISLDCSWNISAGKDAVIEAVFYGTEAGAAFRNVNGSFYDFVAEKYNGTQVQILENGIDKWCGRAGAVWASNVLKGKGFDPVTANEYLAVAKLIDRLYGR comes from the coding sequence ATGGAAACTACATACATAGCAATAGGAAAGAAAACACTGGCATTAGGCTTTATCGGCGTAGGATGGATTGGCCGCAACAGGATGCAGGCAATTCTGGATAACGGAAAAGCGAAAGCCGCAGCCATAGCAGAACCGGGTGAAGAAAATGCCGCAGAAGCGCTAAAAATGGCTCCCGATGCCGCCATGGTTGCACCTGAAGATATTTACAATAATGGAGATTTGGATGGTGTGGTTATAGCAACGCCCAGCGCCTTGCATGCGGAACAATCACTTAATGCGCTTGAGGCCGGGAAGGCTGTATTCTGCCAGAAACCACTAGGCCGGACGGCAGCAGAAGTTGAGGCTATAATTGAGGCCTCTCAACATGCTGATAAATTACTGTCTGTCGACCTGTCTTACAGGTATACCAAAGCCTTTAATGAAGTTTTTGAAGTGATAACAAGTGGGCAGATAGGTAAAGTATATGCTGTAAACCTTGTCTTCCACAACGCGTACGGGCCTGATAAAGCCTGGTTTTATGATATAAAGCAATCAGGTGGCGGCTGCGTGATGGACCTTGGCGTACACTTGCTTGATATGGCCATGTGCTGCCTGGGCTTCCCGGAGATTGATGAGGTAAAAAGCACCCTGTACAGTAAAGGCGAAAAGTTATTGCCCCGTGAAGAAAAAGTCGAAGATTATGCTAAAGCAGTATTGGGTACGGCTGAGGGTACAACCATAAGCCTTGACTGCTCGTGGAATATCTCGGCCGGTAAAGATGCCGTAATTGAAGCGGTATTTTATGGTACCGAAGCCGGTGCTGCTTTCAGGAACGTCAACGGCTCGTTCTATGATTTTGTGGCCGAAAAATACAATGGCACGCAGGTACAGATACTGGAAAACGGAATAGACAAGTGGTGTGGGCGTGCCGGGGCCGTGTGGGCTTCAAACGTGCTGAAAGGCAAAGGTTTTGACCCGGTGACGGCGAATGAATACCTGGCCGTAGCAAAATTAATCGACAGGCTTTATGGAAGGTAA
- a CDS encoding glycosyltransferase — translation MEGKLTILMTADTVGGVWSYAMTLCRELQQYNTEIHLLTMGAWLNEGQNKEVRELDNVILYESNLKLEWMEDSAKDVTIAAEWIADVYETVKPDVIHFNNFMAVATDWNCGVITVFHSCVCTWFRAVKGTATPQEWEEYYSLVEESVFSSDVVVFPSFAMLGQAKEEYGPIPHAQVIYNGANQADNTSVEKQPFILTAGRLWDEAKNVQLLSRIAKDLAWPVHVAGNNTSPDGKINHPENIMFLGSMKHEALLDKMQQASIYVSGALYEPFGLSVLEAASSGCALVLSSISSFREIWGDAAVYFDPNSEEEAKACIQQLIENGTFRKQMAEKAKQRAQQYSSAKMAESYISIYEALYHKEHQPNKITQP, via the coding sequence ATGGAAGGTAAGCTCACAATACTAATGACAGCCGATACGGTTGGCGGGGTGTGGAGCTATGCTATGACGCTGTGCCGTGAACTTCAGCAGTACAATACTGAAATTCATTTGCTTACAATGGGAGCGTGGCTTAATGAAGGGCAAAATAAAGAAGTACGCGAGCTTGATAATGTTATACTGTACGAAAGCAACCTGAAGCTGGAGTGGATGGAAGATTCTGCAAAGGATGTCACCATCGCAGCAGAATGGATTGCCGATGTTTATGAAACGGTAAAGCCGGATGTTATCCATTTTAATAACTTCATGGCTGTCGCAACCGATTGGAATTGTGGCGTAATTACGGTATTTCACTCTTGTGTCTGCACCTGGTTCAGGGCTGTTAAAGGCACTGCCACGCCGCAAGAATGGGAAGAATATTACAGTTTGGTTGAAGAGTCAGTCTTCTCGTCTGATGTTGTTGTGTTCCCATCTTTTGCAATGCTGGGGCAGGCTAAAGAAGAGTATGGCCCTATACCTCATGCACAGGTTATTTACAATGGCGCCAATCAGGCTGATAATACATCTGTTGAGAAACAGCCCTTTATACTAACGGCAGGCCGCCTTTGGGATGAAGCGAAGAACGTACAGCTGCTATCGCGGATTGCGAAAGATCTGGCATGGCCTGTTCATGTAGCCGGTAACAACACGAGTCCCGATGGCAAAATTAATCACCCTGAGAATATTATGTTCTTAGGAAGCATGAAACATGAGGCACTTTTAGACAAAATGCAGCAAGCTTCCATATATGTTTCGGGCGCATTATATGAACCGTTCGGGCTTTCCGTACTTGAAGCAGCATCATCCGGCTGTGCGCTTGTTCTAAGCAGTATAAGCTCATTCCGTGAAATATGGGGAGATGCTGCGGTATACTTCGACCCTAATTCTGAAGAAGAAGCAAAAGCATGCATTCAGCAGCTTATTGAAAATGGCACATTCAGAAAACAAATGGCAGAAAAAGCAAAGCAGCGTGCACAACAGTATTCTTCCGCAAAAATGGCTGAAAGCTACATTAGCATTTATGAGGCTTTATATCATAAAGAGCATCAACCAAACAAAATTACACAACCATGA
- a CDS encoding glycosyltransferase, which produces MKIIMFYHSLASDWNHGNAHFLRGIVTELLHRGHDVRVYEETANWSLSNLINDHGIETANEFRAYYPNLRPHFYDADNINLRAVLNNADLVIVHEWNRHDLVAKIGALKPEMGYKLLFHDTHHRAVSDAESMSQYNFTNYDGALVFGEVLRKIYDEKKWFPKTWTWHEAADTKLFKPRSGAEKEGDLVWIGNWGDGERTEELKEFLIEPVKKLGLKAKVFGVRYPEEALAALKEAGIEYGGWLPNYKAPGVFAKYKVTVHVPRGPYVKTLPGIPTIRPFEAMACGIPLISAPWEDAEKLFTPGKDFLTANCGDEMVKQLQAILFDEGLADEVAGNALQTIISRHTCAHRVDDLEEFLTALGIEESLLFSTKIKQEYGD; this is translated from the coding sequence ATGAAAATTATAATGTTTTACCACTCCCTGGCATCAGACTGGAATCACGGCAATGCACACTTTCTTCGCGGTATTGTGACTGAACTGTTGCATCGTGGGCATGATGTTAGGGTATACGAAGAAACTGCCAACTGGAGCCTGTCAAACCTTATTAATGACCACGGTATAGAAACCGCAAACGAGTTCAGGGCGTATTACCCAAACCTTCGTCCGCATTTTTATGATGCTGACAACATAAATCTCAGGGCAGTACTTAATAATGCAGACCTGGTGATTGTACATGAATGGAACAGGCATGACCTTGTTGCAAAAATCGGTGCACTTAAACCCGAAATGGGATATAAACTGTTATTCCACGACACACACCATCGTGCTGTGTCGGATGCTGAGAGCATGTCACAGTACAATTTTACAAACTATGATGGTGCATTGGTTTTTGGTGAAGTGCTCAGGAAAATTTATGATGAGAAGAAATGGTTCCCTAAAACATGGACATGGCATGAAGCTGCTGATACAAAGCTTTTCAAGCCCCGAAGCGGTGCCGAAAAAGAGGGTGATCTTGTATGGATTGGCAACTGGGGAGACGGAGAACGGACTGAAGAACTGAAAGAGTTTCTTATTGAACCGGTTAAAAAGCTTGGGCTGAAGGCGAAAGTATTTGGGGTGCGATATCCTGAAGAAGCTTTGGCGGCGCTTAAAGAAGCCGGAATTGAATATGGAGGCTGGCTGCCTAACTATAAGGCGCCTGGTGTTTTTGCAAAGTACAAGGTAACGGTACATGTGCCAAGAGGGCCTTATGTAAAAACGCTGCCGGGCATACCAACAATTAGGCCTTTTGAGGCTATGGCGTGTGGCATTCCTTTAATATCTGCGCCTTGGGAGGATGCTGAAAAATTATTTACACCGGGTAAAGATTTCCTTACGGCAAATTGCGGCGATGAGATGGTAAAACAACTGCAGGCAATTTTATTTGATGAAGGCCTTGCGGATGAGGTAGCCGGTAATGCATTGCAGACAATTATATCGCGGCATACTTGTGCGCACCGTGTGGACGATCTGGAAGAATTTTTAACAGCGTTGGGAATTGAAGAGTCACTACTATTTTCAACCAAAATCAAGCAGGAATATGGAGACTAA
- a CDS encoding glycosyltransferase produces the protein METKSKIAFFGSSVVSAYWNGAATYYRGIVKALSQLGHEVTFYEPDIYDRQKHRDIADPDYCKVVIYESTEAEIERLLAEASLADVIIKASGVGAFDDLLEAGVAKLKADNNLVIFWDVDAPATLDRINSDPFDPFNELIPKYDYILTYGGGQPVIDAYESKLAQKCIPVYNAFDAETHHPVPAEEQYQCDLAFLGNRLPDREARVEEFFLNAAEILPDKKFILGGSGWGDKALPGNANYVGHVYTNQHNAFNTSPLAVLNISRDSMAKYGFSPATRVFEAAGAGACIITDYWEGVDFFFEPGKEILIANNGEEVAEILRELTPERALEIGKAAYSRAMSHHTYNNRAGLLDSIFDKSLSSAEKIYL, from the coding sequence ATGGAGACTAAAAGTAAAATTGCCTTTTTCGGGTCAAGTGTCGTGTCAGCATACTGGAACGGCGCGGCAACGTATTATCGCGGCATTGTAAAAGCGCTTTCACAGCTGGGGCATGAAGTAACGTTTTACGAGCCAGATATCTATGACAGGCAAAAGCACAGGGACATAGCTGACCCTGACTATTGCAAAGTGGTAATATATGAAAGCACAGAAGCAGAAATTGAGCGCCTGCTTGCAGAAGCCTCGCTAGCCGATGTCATTATAAAAGCCAGTGGTGTTGGTGCATTTGATGATCTTTTAGAAGCTGGAGTCGCTAAGTTGAAAGCCGATAATAACCTGGTGATTTTCTGGGATGTTGATGCACCCGCCACGCTTGACAGGATTAATTCTGACCCGTTTGACCCGTTCAATGAACTGATTCCGAAATATGATTATATCCTTACCTATGGAGGAGGGCAGCCTGTAATTGATGCATATGAAAGCAAGCTGGCTCAGAAATGCATCCCGGTGTATAACGCCTTTGATGCAGAAACACACCATCCGGTACCGGCTGAGGAACAATATCAATGTGACTTGGCATTTCTGGGAAACAGGCTGCCCGACAGGGAAGCGCGTGTGGAGGAGTTCTTCCTTAATGCTGCGGAAATCCTGCCTGATAAGAAGTTTATCTTAGGGGGCAGCGGTTGGGGAGACAAAGCCCTGCCCGGTAATGCAAATTATGTAGGCCACGTATATACAAACCAACACAATGCCTTTAATACTTCGCCGCTTGCCGTGCTTAACATAAGCCGCGACAGTATGGCAAAATACGGCTTTTCGCCGGCAACACGAGTGTTTGAGGCCGCCGGTGCAGGCGCCTGTATCATCACCGATTACTGGGAAGGGGTTGATTTCTTTTTTGAACCCGGCAAAGAAATACTTATAGCAAATAATGGCGAAGAAGTGGCTGAAATCCTTAGGGAACTCACACCTGAAAGAGCCCTTGAAATAGGTAAGGCAGCTTATAGTAGGGCAATGTCACACCATACTTATAATAACAGGGCCGGGCTTCTTGATTCCATCTTTGATAAGTCGTTGTCTTCGGCCGAAAAAATATACTTATAA
- a CDS encoding glycosyltransferase — translation MKIVVIGLSITSSWGNGHATTYRALLKALAKKGHDILFLEKDVPWYAPHRDMPNPDFCETVLYTSNEELYTNYYNEVAEADAVIVGSYVRQGVEVGEWVVNTAKGIKAFYDIDTPVTLAKLSRGDYEYISPELISRYDIYLSFTGGPVLEYLENYYGSPCARPLYCSVDPENYYPEDKPKKWDLGYLGTYSTDRQPTLNQLLNEPAEMLPGRDFVVAGPQYPADINWPQNVERIEHLPPAMHRDFYNSQRFTLNVTREDMIAAGYSPSVRLFEAAACGVPIISDYWEGLTDLFTEGTEILIGRTVEDVIHYITSVTEAERKSIGNNARNKILTAHTAEARAAELLEYLEELSAIAKPHIMANDANV, via the coding sequence ATGAAAATAGTAGTAATAGGCTTATCCATAACCTCATCATGGGGCAATGGGCATGCCACAACATACAGGGCGCTGCTTAAGGCATTGGCAAAAAAGGGACATGATATACTGTTTTTGGAAAAAGATGTGCCTTGGTATGCTCCGCACCGTGATATGCCCAATCCTGACTTTTGCGAAACTGTGCTTTATACGTCTAATGAAGAATTGTACACCAACTATTACAATGAAGTTGCCGAAGCCGATGCTGTTATTGTGGGCTCTTACGTTCGGCAGGGTGTTGAGGTAGGCGAGTGGGTTGTAAATACGGCTAAAGGGATTAAAGCATTTTACGATATTGACACTCCCGTTACGCTGGCAAAGCTGAGCAGGGGTGACTATGAATATATATCGCCGGAACTGATAAGCCGGTATGACATCTATCTGTCATTTACAGGCGGGCCAGTGCTTGAATATCTCGAAAATTATTATGGCTCACCATGTGCGAGGCCGCTGTATTGCTCGGTTGACCCGGAAAATTATTATCCTGAAGACAAACCAAAAAAATGGGATTTGGGATATCTTGGCACCTATAGCACCGACCGTCAGCCTACATTAAATCAGTTACTTAATGAACCCGCGGAAATGCTGCCCGGAAGGGATTTTGTCGTGGCAGGTCCGCAATACCCAGCTGATATAAACTGGCCCCAGAATGTAGAACGTATAGAGCACCTACCGCCGGCAATGCACAGGGATTTTTATAACTCGCAGCGCTTTACGCTTAATGTTACCCGCGAAGATATGATTGCTGCGGGTTATTCGCCGAGTGTAAGGCTATTTGAGGCTGCTGCCTGTGGCGTACCTATAATCTCTGATTACTGGGAGGGGCTCACAGACCTATTTACTGAAGGTACAGAGATACTGATTGGCCGTACCGTTGAAGATGTTATACATTATATTACATCTGTCACTGAGGCTGAACGTAAAAGCATAGGCAATAATGCCCGGAATAAAATACTTACCGCACATACAGCAGAAGCACGTGCTGCTGAATTATTAGAATATCTGGAAGAACTCTCCGCAATTGCCAAACCGCATATTATGGCAAATGATGCAAACGTTTAG